Proteins from a genomic interval of Chanos chanos chromosome 3, fChaCha1.1, whole genome shotgun sequence:
- the LOC115808406 gene encoding phospholipase A2, minor isoenzyme-like, whose translation MNAFHTVLLLAFGLSVAQASPDYRALWQFRDMIICTMPDSWPILDYADYGCYCGKGGSGTPVDELDRCCEVHDRCYSEAMQHDECWPILDNPYTEIYAFTCDKASKTLTCTSNNDACEMFICECDRKAAECFAKAGYNEENEHLPSDRCQ comes from the exons ATGAATGCCTTTCACACTGTGCTCCTCTTGGCCTTTGGCCTTTCTGTAG CTCAGGCCTCACCAGACTACAGAGCCCTTTGGCAGTTCAGGGACATGATCATCTGCACAATGCCGGACAGCTGGCCCATCCTGGACTATGCTGACTACGGCTGCTACTGTGGAAAGGGTGGTTCAGGCACCCCTGTGGACGAACTCGACAG ATGCTGTGAGGTTCACGACCGGTGCTACTCTGAAGCTATGCAGCATGATGAGTGTTGGCCCATCCTCGACAACCCTTACACTGAGATCTACGCCTTCACCTGTGACAAGGCCTCCAAGACCCTCACCTGTACCA GCAACAACGACGCGTGTGAGATgttcatctgtgagtgtgacaggaAAGCCGCAGAGTGTTTCGCTAAAGCCGGCTACAATGAGGAGAATGAACACCTCCCTAGCGACCGCTGTCAGTGA
- the LOC115807229 gene encoding glutathione hydrolase 5 proenzyme-like, whose product MSPLKMLIILLVQGSALGVNLTCSRSDVTSGSDQPPHYIGAVAADSATCSEIGCNILAKGGSAVDAAIATLLCTPLVHPQSMGLGGGSVFTVLDKDDRVKVFNAKETVPRILDKDLLKYCDKKPSPIQEAARWIGVPGELRAYERLHDQYGKLQWKELFEPVISLAEEGGKLMLEDLRGYRVEKSEAWMVPFGEYEMFFPPPPAGGALVSFILNVMEGKEINLHHDPLFYNQSSSLNHPGTSHVSVIAQDGTAVSVTSSINEPFGSMIYSPKTGIILNNQLQDFCHNGKEQKLSPGERPPSSMTPAILKSKSKTPKKILVIGGSGGTKITPAVTLSLINHLWLGMNLEKAISAPVLWLGSNNSLNVEEGFNLTVIEELKTLNHSISDEEITFYNTVNAILKEG is encoded by the exons ATGTCACCACTAAAAATGCTCATCATCCTTCTAGTGCAGGGATCAGCCCTGGGGGTGAATCTTACCTGCTCCAGGAGTGATGTAACCAGTGG ATCTGACCAACCTCCACATTACATTGGAGCGGTGGCAGCAGATTCTGCAACATGTTCAGAAATTGGCTG TAATATTCTGGCAAAGGGTGGGTCTGCTGTGGATGCTGCTATTGCCACTCTGCTGTGTACCCCACTGGTCCACCCACAGAGTATGGGCCTGGGTGGAggttctgtttttactgtgcTAGATAAAGATG ACCGTGTCAAAGTCTTCAATGCGAAAGAAACCGTCCCCAGGATACTAGACAAGGACCTTCTAAAGTACTGTGACAAGAAACCCTCACCCATTCAGGAAG CTGCCAGGTGGATTGGTGTTCCTGGGGAGCTGCGGGCTTATGAGAGGTTGCACGATCAGTATGGAAAACTACAATGGAAAGAATTATTTGAACCTGTCATCAGCCTCGCTGAAGAGG gTGGAAAGTTAATGTTAGAAGACCTGAGAGGCTATAGAGTGGAGAAAAGTGAAGCATGGATGGTACCATTTGGAGAGTATGAAATGTTCTTCCCTCCTCCACCTGCAGGAGGCGCTCTTGTCAGCTTTATCCTCAACGTCATGGAAG GGAAGGAGATCAATCTTCATCatgatcctttgttttacaaCCAATCATCATCACTGAATCATCCAGGCACTTCCCATGTATCTGTCATAGCACAGGATGGCACTGCTGTGTCTGTCACCAGTTCTATCAATGAACC CTTTGGTTCCATGATATATTCCCCTAAAACAGGCATCATCCTCAACAATCAACTACAAGATTTCTGTCATAACGGCAAAGAACAGAAACTTTCTCCTG GAGAAAGACCTCCCTCCTCAATGACCCCTGCGATCCTTAAGTCCAAGAgcaaaacccccaaaaaaattcTAGTTATTGGAGGTTCTGGAGGGACTAAGATCACCCCAGCGGTGACCCTG TCACTCATCAACCACTTGTGGCTTGGCATGAACCTGGAAAAGGCCATCTCTGCCCCAGTCCTGTGGTTAGGGTCCAACAACTCACTGAATGTTGAGGAAGGTTTTAATCTG